One Microvirga thermotolerans DNA window includes the following coding sequences:
- the ftsZ gene encoding cell division protein FtsZ, producing MAINLKAPDIRELKPHITVFGVGGAGGNAVNNMIESGLQGVEFVVANTDAQALASSKADRIVQMGIQVTEGLGAGSQPEVGRAAAEEVIDEIRDQLSGSHMVFITAGMGGGTGTGAAPVVARAARELGILTVGVVTKPFQFEGVRRMRLAEAGITELQQSVDTLIVIPNQNLFRVATEKTTFADAFAMADQVLYSGVACITDLMVKEGLINLDFADVRSVMRGMGKAMMGTGESSGEKRAIRAAEAAIANPLLDDVSMKGARGLLISITGGNDLTLYELDEAATRIREEVDQDANIILGATFDESLEGIIRVSVVATGIDQAAGEAADLSSTEQRISEVAERLRAEARARAAQAQAVPTFRAAAPAETVKAAPAPVETAPAPAPSAPAYASLATPAAEPAPQPVVRDDVVLTPTQPKQAMAYEAPVVAERAYEEPVAPQGAFIPPQPERAMRPARMPRIDELPMPAQNQIRASRGEEPPHDTKRMSLLQRLATVGFGRRDDHHAQPEPAPQRQAPEAPRQQMSPVHAEYAKRPAAPQGYRPAQGHPEPAPRAPAAQRGVEDDQLEIPAFLRRQAN from the coding sequence ATGGCTATCAATCTGAAAGCTCCGGATATCCGGGAACTCAAGCCGCACATCACGGTTTTCGGCGTCGGCGGCGCCGGCGGAAACGCCGTGAACAACATGATCGAGTCCGGGCTCCAGGGCGTGGAATTCGTGGTCGCGAACACCGACGCGCAGGCCCTGGCCTCCTCCAAGGCGGACCGCATCGTGCAGATGGGCATCCAGGTGACCGAGGGCCTCGGCGCCGGATCGCAGCCGGAGGTCGGCCGCGCCGCCGCCGAGGAGGTGATCGACGAGATCCGCGACCAGCTCTCCGGCTCGCACATGGTGTTCATCACCGCCGGCATGGGCGGCGGCACCGGCACCGGCGCGGCGCCGGTCGTGGCGAGAGCCGCCCGCGAGCTGGGCATCCTCACGGTCGGCGTCGTCACGAAGCCGTTCCAGTTCGAGGGCGTGCGCCGCATGCGCCTCGCCGAGGCCGGCATCACCGAGCTGCAGCAGTCGGTCGACACGCTCATCGTGATCCCCAACCAGAACCTGTTCCGCGTCGCGACCGAGAAGACGACCTTCGCCGACGCCTTCGCCATGGCCGACCAGGTGCTCTACTCGGGCGTCGCCTGCATTACCGACCTGATGGTGAAGGAGGGCCTCATCAACCTCGACTTCGCCGACGTGCGCTCGGTCATGCGCGGCATGGGCAAGGCGATGATGGGCACCGGCGAGTCCTCCGGCGAGAAGCGCGCCATCCGCGCCGCCGAGGCGGCCATCGCCAACCCGCTCCTCGACGACGTGTCGATGAAGGGCGCGCGCGGCCTGCTGATCTCGATCACCGGCGGCAATGACCTCACCCTCTACGAGCTCGACGAGGCGGCGACCCGCATCCGCGAGGAGGTCGACCAGGACGCCAACATCATCCTGGGCGCCACCTTCGACGAGAGCCTCGAGGGCATCATCCGGGTGTCGGTGGTGGCCACGGGCATCGACCAGGCGGCGGGCGAAGCGGCCGACCTGTCCTCCACCGAGCAGCGGATCTCGGAGGTGGCCGAGCGCCTGCGGGCCGAGGCCCGCGCCCGGGCCGCCCAGGCCCAGGCCGTCCCCACCTTTCGCGCCGCCGCCCCAGCCGAAACGGTGAAGGCGGCTCCCGCCCCGGTCGAAACGGCTCCCGCTCCGGCTCCGTCCGCCCCCGCCTATGCCTCCCTTGCGACTCCGGCCGCCGAGCCGGCGCCGCAGCCGGTGGTGCGGGACGACGTCGTCCTCACGCCGACCCAGCCGAAGCAGGCCATGGCCTACGAGGCTCCGGTCGTTGCCGAGCGGGCCTATGAGGAGCCGGTCGCTCCCCAGGGAGCCTTCATCCCGCCGCAGCCCGAGCGCGCCATGCGCCCGGCCCGGATGCCGCGGATCGACGAGCTGCCGATGCCCGCGCAGAACCAGATCCGCGCCAGCCGCGGCGAGGAGCCGCCGCACGACACGAAGCGCATGTCCCTGCTTCAGCGCCTCGCCACGGTGGGCTTCGGCCGCCGGGACGACCACCACGCCCAGCCGGAGCCCGCTCCGCAGCGTCAGGCCCCCGAGGCGCCGCGCCAGCAGATGTCTCCGGTCCACGCGGAATACGCCAAGCGGCCCGCCGCTCCGCAGGGCTACCGCCCGGCCCAGGGGCATCCCGAGCCGGCGCCCCGGGCCCCGGCGGCCCAGCGCGGGGTGGAGGACGACCAGCTGGAGATTCCGGCCTTCCTCCGCCGCCAGGCGAACTGA
- a CDS encoding cell division protein FtsQ/DivIB encodes MDGGGRYLQPMTAHRAGATVARAALAEPRRPGAPRIGFLERFRPVRSVRRRGSGLPIEKRVPRHLGTVLTLCFFGTVAVTGLWQGGHLNDFIRKNGEPHHALARMLGLGLEQITISGISQMRESEVLAAAGLDAKLSLPFLDVNTVRERLEHVPMIKSATVRKLYPNELVIGLSEREPAAIWQLKGELFVIAEDGTVIDLMQDARYANLPFVVGEEANRRSKDYIALLEAAGPLKERIRAGTLVAGRRWTLKMDNGMDVSLPELGAADALARLAKLEREQKILEKDVLAIDLRMADRVVVRLTEEAASARAEALKKKPVRGKGVET; translated from the coding sequence ATGGATGGTGGAGGACGCTACCTGCAACCGATGACGGCCCACAGGGCCGGCGCCACGGTTGCGCGCGCCGCCCTCGCCGAGCCGCGCAGGCCGGGCGCTCCGCGAATCGGGTTCCTCGAACGCTTCCGCCCGGTGCGGAGCGTTCGTCGCCGCGGTTCCGGGCTGCCGATCGAGAAGCGCGTTCCGCGCCATCTCGGCACGGTCCTGACCCTGTGCTTCTTCGGCACGGTCGCCGTCACCGGCCTTTGGCAGGGCGGCCATCTCAACGATTTCATCCGCAAGAACGGCGAGCCCCACCACGCGCTCGCCCGCATGCTGGGGCTCGGCCTCGAGCAGATCACGATCTCGGGCATCTCGCAGATGCGCGAGTCGGAGGTGCTCGCCGCCGCCGGGCTCGACGCGAAGCTCTCCCTGCCGTTCCTCGACGTGAACACCGTGCGCGAGCGGCTCGAGCACGTGCCGATGATCAAGAGCGCGACCGTGCGCAAGCTCTATCCGAACGAGCTGGTCATCGGCCTCTCCGAGCGCGAGCCCGCCGCGATCTGGCAGCTGAAGGGCGAGCTCTTCGTCATCGCCGAGGACGGCACGGTGATCGACCTGATGCAGGACGCCCGCTACGCGAACCTCCCCTTCGTCGTCGGCGAGGAAGCCAACAGGCGCAGCAAGGACTACATCGCCCTGCTCGAGGCGGCGGGACCGCTCAAGGAGCGCATCCGCGCCGGCACCCTCGTCGCCGGCCGCCGCTGGACGCTGAAGATGGACAACGGCATGGACGTGAGCCTGCCCGAGCTCGGGGCCGCCGACGCGCTGGCGCGGCTCGCGAAGCTCGAACGCGAGCAGAAGATTCTGGAGAAGGACGTTCTGGCGATCGATCTGCGCATGGCCGATCGCGTCGTCGTCCGCCTCACCGAGGAAGCGGCCTCGGCCCGCGCCGAGGCCCTGAAGAAGAAGCCGGTGCGCGGCAAGGGAGTGGAAACATGA
- a CDS encoding D-alanine--D-alanine ligase: MAKHVAVLHGGWSAEREVSLASGRACARALEERGYKVTPIDVQPDIATVLQATAPDVVFNALHGRVGEDGTIQGLLEILRIPYTHSGVLASALAMQKDRAKVVMQAAGVPVPRGVVVNRSEAARTHVMPAPYVVKPVSEGSSVGVIIVREDRTHPPQELLREDWAFGEQVLVESYVAGRELTCAVMGDRPLGVIEIKPATGVFYDYDAKYAKGGSIHVLPAEIKPNIYQKVQELALTAHQALGCRGISRADLRYDDTPGGTGELVVLEVNTQPGMTETSLVPELAAHAGYSFGELVQWMVEDATCNR; encoded by the coding sequence ATGGCCAAGCACGTTGCCGTCCTTCATGGCGGCTGGTCCGCGGAGCGGGAGGTCAGCCTGGCCTCGGGCCGCGCCTGCGCCAGGGCGCTCGAGGAGCGCGGGTACAAGGTCACGCCCATCGACGTGCAGCCCGACATCGCCACCGTCCTCCAGGCGACGGCGCCGGACGTGGTCTTCAATGCCCTGCACGGGCGCGTGGGAGAGGACGGCACCATCCAGGGCCTGCTCGAGATCCTGCGCATCCCCTACACCCATTCCGGCGTCCTCGCCTCGGCGCTCGCCATGCAGAAGGACCGCGCCAAGGTGGTGATGCAGGCCGCCGGCGTCCCGGTTCCGCGGGGCGTGGTCGTTAACCGTTCGGAGGCCGCCCGGACCCACGTCATGCCCGCGCCCTACGTGGTCAAGCCGGTGAGCGAGGGCTCGTCGGTGGGGGTCATCATCGTGCGCGAGGATCGCACCCACCCGCCCCAGGAACTCCTGCGCGAGGACTGGGCCTTCGGTGAGCAAGTGCTTGTGGAATCTTATGTTGCGGGCCGGGAGCTGACCTGCGCGGTCATGGGCGACAGGCCCCTCGGCGTGATCGAGATCAAGCCCGCCACGGGGGTGTTCTACGACTACGACGCAAAGTATGCGAAGGGGGGCTCCATTCACGTCCTCCCGGCAGAAATTAAACCGAATATTTACCAAAAGGTCCAAGAGTTGGCGTTAACGGCGCATCAAGCGCTCGGCTGTCGGGGAATCAGCCGCGCCGACTTGAGGTACGACGATACGCCCGGGGGAACCGGGGAACTCGTCGTTCTGGAGGTCAACACGCAACCCGGCATGACCGAGACAAGCTTGGTGCCAGAACTGGCAGCCCACGCGGGCTATTCGTTTGGCGAGCTTGTGCAATGGATGGTGGAGGACGCTACCTGCAACCGATGA
- the ftsA gene encoding cell division protein FtsA: MSRPGHGLTPRLKPLSSRKSAILSVLDVGTSKVVCIVAELKPAEEIESLRSRTHVARILGIGHQRSMGLKGGVVVDLEAAETSIRQAVHAAERMAKVEIQSVIVNLTGGRLGSEHFEAHVPVRGAVGPGDVHRVLDIASSYDPRRGRAVLHALPTGFSLDAQHHIVDPAGMIGERLGVDLHVVSSEAAAARNLMLAVERCHLGVEAVIATPYAAGLSALVDDEADMGCAVVDLGGGTTSVGIFMNGHLVHTDAIAVGGHHVTMDIARGLTTRVSAAERLKTLYGSAIASSADDRDMIAVPQVDEDERDVPNHLPKSHLVRIIKPRVEEILELVRDRLKSAGFAAQAGRRVVLTGGASQLVGLPETARRILQGQVRVGRPLGIKGLPEAAKGPAFSAVVGLLVYPQVAHIEYFEPRSGGLFQGTGTDGYISRVGRWIRESF, from the coding sequence ATGAGTCGCCCGGGTCATGGCCTGACACCGCGCCTGAAGCCGTTGTCCTCGCGCAAGAGCGCCATTCTCTCGGTCCTCGACGTCGGCACCAGCAAGGTGGTCTGCATCGTCGCGGAGCTGAAGCCCGCCGAGGAGATCGAGTCGCTGCGCAGCCGCACCCACGTGGCGCGCATCCTCGGCATCGGCCACCAGCGCTCCATGGGCCTCAAGGGCGGCGTCGTCGTCGACCTGGAGGCGGCGGAGACGTCGATCCGGCAGGCGGTGCACGCGGCCGAGCGGATGGCGAAGGTCGAGATCCAGTCCGTGATCGTCAACCTGACGGGCGGCCGGCTCGGCTCGGAGCATTTCGAGGCGCACGTCCCCGTGCGCGGCGCGGTCGGCCCGGGCGACGTGCACCGGGTGCTCGACATCGCGAGCAGCTACGATCCCCGGCGGGGCAGGGCGGTTCTCCACGCGCTGCCGACGGGCTTCTCGCTCGATGCGCAGCACCATATCGTCGACCCTGCGGGCATGATCGGCGAGCGCCTGGGCGTGGACCTGCACGTGGTCTCCTCCGAGGCCGCGGCCGCGCGCAACCTGATGCTGGCGGTCGAGCGCTGCCACCTCGGAGTCGAGGCGGTGATCGCCACACCCTACGCGGCGGGCCTCTCCGCCCTCGTGGACGACGAGGCGGACATGGGCTGCGCAGTGGTCGATCTCGGCGGCGGCACCACGAGCGTGGGGATCTTCATGAACGGGCACCTGGTGCACACCGACGCGATCGCCGTCGGCGGCCACCACGTGACCATGGATATCGCCCGCGGCCTGACGACGCGCGTGTCCGCCGCTGAGCGCCTGAAGACGCTCTACGGCTCGGCCATCGCGTCGAGCGCGGACGACCGCGACATGATCGCGGTGCCGCAGGTCGACGAGGACGAACGCGATGTTCCCAACCACCTGCCGAAGTCGCATCTGGTCAGGATCATCAAGCCGCGGGTCGAGGAGATTCTCGAACTCGTCCGCGACCGGCTGAAATCGGCGGGCTTCGCCGCGCAGGCCGGTCGGCGCGTCGTGCTGACGGGCGGCGCGAGCCAGCTCGTCGGCCTGCCGGAAACGGCGCGGCGCATCCTTCAGGGCCAGGTCCGCGTCGGGCGTCCGCTCGGCATCAAGGGCCTGCCCGAAGCCGCCAAGGGCCCCGCCTTCTCGGCGGTGGTCGGCCTGCTGGTTTATCCGCAGGTGGCGCATATCGAGTATTTCGAGCCGCGTTCCGGCGGCTTGTTTCAGGGTACGGGAACCGACGGCTACATCTCCCGGGTGGGCCGCTGGATTCGCGAGAGTTTTTAA
- the murB gene encoding UDP-N-acetylmuramate dehydrogenase, which yields MMFPDIVPQLKSAMPDLRGRLEANAPTAPLSWFRTGGPAQVLFTPADEDDLAYFLSRLDGQVPVLVVGLGSNLLIRDGGWEGVVIRLGKGFADISVEENHRIRAGAAAPDVKVARAAAEAGIAGLSFLRGIPGTVGGALRMNGGAYGGETKDVLVEARGLTRSGARVTYTNAEMGFTYRHSAVPDDVIFTEALFEGRPGDPEAILAEMNTITEARSSSQPVNTRTGGSTFKNPDGRKAWELIDAAGCRGLRRGDAQVSEMHCNFLVNHGAATAADIEALGEEVRRRVREASGIVLEWEIKRVGRP from the coding sequence CTGATGTTCCCGGACATCGTGCCCCAGCTGAAATCCGCCATGCCGGACCTGCGGGGAAGGCTCGAGGCGAACGCGCCGACGGCGCCCCTGTCCTGGTTCCGCACGGGCGGGCCCGCCCAGGTCCTGTTCACGCCCGCGGACGAGGACGATCTCGCCTATTTCCTGTCCCGCCTCGACGGGCAGGTGCCGGTCCTCGTGGTCGGCCTCGGCTCGAACCTGCTCATCCGCGACGGCGGGTGGGAGGGCGTGGTGATCCGCCTCGGCAAGGGCTTCGCCGACATTTCGGTGGAGGAGAACCACCGCATCCGCGCCGGCGCGGCGGCGCCGGACGTGAAGGTGGCGCGGGCGGCGGCGGAGGCCGGCATCGCGGGCCTCTCCTTCCTGCGCGGCATTCCCGGCACCGTCGGCGGCGCGCTGCGCATGAACGGCGGCGCCTATGGCGGCGAAACGAAGGACGTCCTCGTCGAGGCGAGGGGGCTCACCCGCTCCGGCGCGCGCGTGACCTACACCAATGCGGAAATGGGCTTCACCTACCGCCATTCCGCCGTGCCCGACGACGTGATCTTCACCGAAGCGCTCTTCGAGGGACGCCCCGGCGATCCCGAGGCCATCCTGGCCGAGATGAACACGATCACCGAGGCGCGCTCGTCCAGCCAGCCCGTCAACACCCGCACGGGCGGCTCGACGTTCAAGAACCCCGACGGGCGCAAGGCCTGGGAGCTGATCGACGCCGCGGGCTGCCGCGGGCTTCGCAGGGGCGACGCCCAGGTCTCCGAGATGCACTGCAACTTCCTGGTCAACCACGGGGCGGCCACGGCGGCCGACATCGAGGCGCTCGGCGAGGAGGTCCGCCGCCGGGTGCGCGAGGCTTCCGGCATCGTGCTGGAGTGGGAAATCAAGCGCGTCGGGCGTCCCTGA
- the recN gene encoding DNA repair protein RecN, producing MLIQLAIRDIVLIDRLELHFSEGLSVLTGETGAGKSILLDAFALALGGRGDGSLVRHGEAQGQVTAVFDCPMDHPARRIAAAAEIDVEGDLILRRVQVADGRTRAFVNDQPVSVQVLKAIGAALVEIHGQRDDRALVDPATHRAILDAFGSLAGEVQAVSEASRRVREARQALHDHRARIEKARKEADFLRHAVEELTKLAPQPGEEEALSERRIVMMQSEKVATELNEAFEAVAGSASPVPVLSAAVRKLERRSAQAPSLVEPSVRALDAALVAIDEARTALEEAIRAAEFDPRELEQTEERLFALRAAARKYDVPADELAALRERFVADVAAIDAGEERLAALEAALKEAERAYVAAAKVLSAGRRRAAEALDAAVQAELPPLKLERARFITEIQTDEDSRDPNGFDRVEFWAQTNPGTRPGPLMKVASGGELSRFMLALKVVLADKGSAPTLVFDEIDTGVGGAVADAIGQRLARLARRVQVMAVTHAPQVAARATSHFLIAKEAVRGSDRVATRVVPLDDGPRREEIARMLAGATITEEARAAAARLLEAAVR from the coding sequence ATGCTGATTCAGCTGGCGATTCGCGACATCGTCCTCATCGACAGGCTCGAGCTGCATTTCAGCGAGGGGCTGAGCGTCCTCACGGGCGAGACCGGGGCGGGCAAGTCGATCCTGCTGGACGCCTTCGCGCTCGCCCTGGGCGGGCGAGGCGACGGAAGCCTCGTCCGGCACGGGGAGGCGCAGGGGCAGGTCACGGCCGTGTTCGACTGTCCCATGGACCATCCCGCCCGGCGCATCGCCGCCGCCGCCGAGATCGACGTGGAGGGCGATCTCATCCTCCGTCGCGTGCAGGTGGCGGACGGGCGGACGCGGGCCTTCGTGAACGACCAGCCGGTGAGCGTGCAGGTTCTCAAGGCCATCGGCGCGGCGCTGGTCGAGATCCACGGCCAGCGCGACGACCGGGCCCTGGTCGACCCCGCCACGCACCGCGCCATCCTCGATGCCTTCGGCAGCCTCGCCGGGGAGGTCCAGGCGGTGAGCGAGGCGTCGCGCCGGGTCCGCGAGGCGCGGCAGGCTCTTCACGACCATCGTGCGCGCATCGAGAAGGCGCGCAAGGAGGCCGATTTCCTCCGCCACGCGGTCGAGGAGCTGACGAAGCTCGCGCCCCAGCCGGGCGAGGAGGAGGCCCTCTCCGAGCGCCGCATCGTCATGATGCAGTCGGAGAAGGTCGCGACGGAGCTCAACGAGGCCTTCGAGGCCGTGGCCGGCTCCGCGTCCCCCGTTCCCGTCCTGTCGGCCGCCGTGCGCAAGCTGGAGCGGCGCAGCGCCCAGGCGCCCTCCCTGGTCGAGCCCAGCGTCAGGGCGCTCGACGCGGCTCTCGTCGCCATCGACGAGGCCCGCACGGCCCTGGAGGAGGCGATCCGCGCCGCCGAGTTCGACCCGCGCGAGCTGGAGCAGACCGAGGAGCGCCTGTTCGCCCTGCGCGCCGCCGCCCGCAAGTACGACGTGCCCGCCGACGAGCTCGCGGCCCTGCGGGAGCGCTTCGTCGCGGACGTTGCTGCCATCGACGCGGGCGAGGAGCGGCTCGCCGCCCTCGAAGCGGCCCTCAAGGAGGCGGAGCGCGCCTACGTGGCCGCCGCCAAGGTGCTCTCCGCCGGACGGCGCCGGGCGGCCGAGGCGCTGGATGCCGCCGTGCAGGCCGAGCTGCCGCCCCTCAAGCTGGAGCGGGCCCGCTTCATCACCGAAATCCAGACCGATGAGGACAGCCGCGATCCCAACGGGTTCGACCGGGTCGAATTCTGGGCGCAGACCAACCCCGGCACCCGTCCAGGCCCCCTCATGAAGGTGGCCTCGGGGGGCGAGCTCTCGCGCTTCATGCTGGCGCTCAAGGTGGTCCTGGCCGACAAGGGCTCCGCTCCGACCCTGGTCTTCGACGAGATCGACACCGGCGTCGGCGGCGCGGTGGCGGACGCCATCGGCCAGCGCCTCGCCCGGCTCGCCCGCCGGGTGCAGGTCATGGCCGTCACCCACGCGCCCCAGGTCGCCGCCCGCGCAACGAGCCATTTCCTCATCGCGAAGGAGGCCGTCCGCGGCTCGGACCGGGTCGCCACCCGGGTCGTCCCCCTCGACGACGGCCCGCGCCGGGAGGAGATCGCCCGCATGCTCGCCGGGGCGACGATCACCGAGGAAGCCCGCGCCGCCGCGGCCCGGCTCCTCGAGGCGGCGGTGCGTTAG
- the lpxC gene encoding UDP-3-O-acyl-N-acetylglucosamine deacetylase yields the protein MKQSQQTTLRAAVSLSGAGVHSGDEVKIVLHPAEVNHGIAFLRTGLPGGVERLIDARHLAVTATELCTVIGDRESGAVATIEHLMAALTGLGVDNVLVEIDGPEVPILDGSSAPFIEAIDQVGLVSQAASRRYLKVLKPVRVTQGKAFAELLPNERAFRLDVEIDFPTPVIGRQRKAVDLSPSVFRKEISRARTFGFMRDVEKLWSAGFALGASLENTVAIGDEGVMNPEGLRYADEFVRHKILDAVGDLSLAGFPLLGTYRSYCGGHRLNFSVLEALFASRSNYAIVDSGARRETGYAEIGNGIAVPAFAPDVH from the coding sequence ATGAAGCAGAGCCAGCAAACCACGCTTCGCGCAGCCGTCTCCCTCAGCGGGGCGGGCGTCCATTCGGGGGACGAGGTCAAGATCGTCCTCCATCCGGCGGAGGTGAACCATGGCATCGCTTTCCTGCGCACCGGCCTGCCCGGCGGCGTCGAGCGCCTGATCGACGCCCGGCACCTCGCCGTCACCGCCACCGAGCTCTGCACCGTGATCGGGGACCGCGAGAGCGGCGCCGTGGCGACCATCGAGCACCTGATGGCCGCGCTCACCGGCCTCGGGGTGGACAACGTGCTCGTCGAGATCGACGGCCCCGAGGTTCCGATCCTCGACGGCAGCTCCGCTCCCTTCATCGAGGCCATCGATCAGGTGGGCCTCGTCTCCCAGGCGGCGTCCCGCCGCTATCTCAAGGTTCTCAAGCCGGTCCGCGTCACCCAGGGCAAGGCCTTCGCCGAGCTCCTGCCCAACGAGCGCGCCTTCCGCCTCGACGTGGAGATCGACTTTCCGACGCCGGTGATCGGGCGCCAGCGCAAGGCTGTCGACCTGTCGCCGTCCGTTTTCCGCAAGGAGATTTCCCGGGCTCGCACCTTCGGCTTCATGCGCGACGTGGAGAAGCTCTGGAGCGCGGGCTTCGCCCTCGGCGCATCCCTCGAGAACACCGTCGCCATCGGCGACGAGGGGGTGATGAACCCCGAGGGCCTGCGCTATGCGGACGAGTTCGTGCGCCACAAGATCCTCGATGCGGTGGGCGACCTGTCCCTGGCCGGCTTCCCGCTCCTCGGCACCTACCGCTCCTATTGCGGCGGCCACCGGCTGAACTTCTCCGTGCTGGAGGCCCTGTTCGCGAGCCGCTCCAACTACGCCATCGTCGACAGCGGCGCCCGCCGGGAGACCGGCTATGCGGAGATCGGGAACGGCATCGCCGTTCCGGCCTTCGCCCCGGACGTCCACTGA
- a CDS encoding outer membrane protein assembly factor BamD, whose translation MSFAKAYSGLKGAAVRALAIGACGLAVAGCDTLSSLNPFDKSETYKPEIVADVPAEQLYNDGLARIQKRDFEGAAKKFSALDKQYPYSEWARKGLIMAAYANYEGGLYEESITAAKRYLQLHPSSPDAAYAQYLLASSYYDQIPDITRDQEKSERALMALQELIQRYPKSEYVADAKKKIQVASDQLAGKEMEVGRFYLQKRNYSGAINRFRTVVSRYQTTRHVEEALERLTEAYMAMGIVNEAQTAAAVLGHNFPDSPWYKDAYALLTKGGVEPRENSESWISKAFRGVPQVSQRAG comes from the coding sequence ATGTCTTTCGCGAAGGCTTATTCAGGATTGAAAGGCGCCGCCGTGCGCGCGCTGGCGATCGGGGCGTGCGGCTTGGCCGTTGCCGGCTGCGACACGCTCTCGTCGCTCAATCCGTTCGACAAGAGCGAGACCTACAAGCCCGAAATCGTGGCGGACGTCCCGGCGGAGCAGCTCTACAACGACGGCCTCGCCCGCATCCAGAAGCGGGACTTCGAGGGCGCCGCCAAGAAGTTCTCGGCCCTCGACAAGCAGTATCCCTATTCCGAGTGGGCCCGCAAAGGGCTCATCATGGCGGCCTACGCCAACTACGAGGGCGGCCTCTACGAGGAATCCATCACCGCCGCGAAGCGTTACCTGCAGCTGCACCCGTCCTCGCCCGACGCGGCCTACGCGCAGTACCTTCTGGCCTCATCCTACTACGACCAGATCCCCGACATCACCCGCGACCAGGAGAAGTCCGAGCGCGCCCTGATGGCCCTGCAGGAGCTGATCCAGCGCTATCCCAAGTCGGAATACGTGGCCGACGCCAAGAAGAAGATCCAGGTCGCGAGCGACCAGCTCGCCGGCAAGGAGATGGAGGTCGGCCGCTTCTACCTGCAGAAGCGCAACTATTCCGGCGCCATCAACCGCTTCCGCACCGTGGTGTCCCGCTACCAGACGACCCGCCACGTGGAGGAGGCCCTGGAGCGCCTGACGGAAGCCTACATGGCGATGGGCATCGTCAACGAGGCGCAGACCGCCGCAGCGGTCCTCGGGCACAACTTCCCCGACAGTCCCTGGTACAAGGACGCCTACGCATTGCTGACCAAGGGCGGCGTCGAGCCGCGCGAGAACTCCGAGTCCTGGATCAGCAAGGCGTTCCGCGGCGTTCCCCAGGTCAGCCAGCGGGCGGGGTAA
- the murC gene encoding UDP-N-acetylmuramate--L-alanine ligase, which translates to MKLPPKLGPIHFIGIGGIGMSGIAEVMHNLGYTVQGSDAADNYNVKRLAEKGIKTFVGHRAENVDGAEIVVVSTAIKRDNPELVVARERRLPVVRRAEMLAELMRFKSCVAVAGTHGKTTTTSLVATLLDAGGLDPTVINGGIINAYGTNARMGEGQWMVVEADESDGTFLKLPADVAVVTNIDPEHLDHFGTFDAIKDAFRSFIDSIPFYGFAVMCIDHPVVQDLVGRIEDRRIITYGENPQADVRLMDVDSRGGQNRFRVMIRDRRPGFRQELEDLVLPMPGAHNALNATAAIAVAHELGVSPDAIRKALASFSGVKRRFTRTGEWNGVTVFDDYGHHPTEIAAVLKAARASTEGRVIAVVQPHRYTRLSSLFDQFCTCFNDADSVIVAPVYAAGEQPIPGADRDSLVSGLKARGHRNVMALDRSEDLAGLIKGIAKPGDYVLCLGAGNITQWAYALPGELEALGEKAA; encoded by the coding sequence ATGAAGCTGCCGCCGAAACTCGGACCCATTCACTTCATCGGCATCGGCGGCATCGGCATGTCGGGCATCGCCGAGGTGATGCACAATCTCGGCTATACGGTGCAGGGCTCCGACGCCGCCGACAACTACAACGTCAAGCGTCTCGCGGAGAAGGGCATCAAGACCTTCGTCGGTCACAGGGCCGAGAACGTGGACGGGGCGGAGATCGTGGTGGTGTCGACGGCGATCAAGCGCGACAACCCCGAGCTCGTCGTCGCCCGCGAGAGGCGCCTGCCCGTGGTGCGCCGCGCGGAGATGCTGGCCGAGCTCATGCGCTTCAAGTCCTGCGTCGCCGTCGCCGGCACCCACGGCAAGACCACCACCACCTCCCTCGTCGCGACCCTGCTCGACGCGGGCGGGCTCGACCCGACGGTCATCAACGGCGGCATCATCAACGCCTACGGCACCAACGCCCGCATGGGCGAGGGCCAGTGGATGGTGGTGGAGGCGGACGAGTCCGACGGCACCTTCCTGAAGCTTCCCGCCGATGTGGCCGTCGTCACCAACATCGACCCCGAGCACCTCGATCACTTCGGCACCTTCGACGCGATCAAGGACGCGTTCCGCTCCTTCATCGACTCGATCCCGTTCTACGGTTTCGCGGTGATGTGCATCGACCATCCCGTCGTCCAGGACCTCGTCGGCCGCATCGAGGACCGGCGCATCATCACCTACGGCGAGAATCCGCAGGCCGACGTGCGGCTGATGGACGTGGATTCGCGCGGCGGGCAGAACCGCTTCCGCGTCATGATCCGCGACCGCCGCCCCGGCTTCCGCCAGGAGCTGGAGGATCTCGTCCTCCCCATGCCCGGCGCGCACAATGCGCTGAACGCGACCGCCGCCATCGCCGTCGCGCACGAGCTCGGCGTCTCGCCGGATGCGATCCGCAAGGCGCTCGCCTCGTTCAGCGGCGTGAAGCGGCGCTTCACCCGCACGGGCGAGTGGAACGGCGTGACCGTGTTCGACGATTACGGCCACCATCCCACCGAGATCGCGGCGGTGCTGAAGGCCGCCCGCGCCTCCACGGAGGGGAGGGTGATCGCGGTGGTGCAGCCGCACCGCTACACGCGCCTGTCCTCCCTGTTCGACCAGTTCTGCACCTGCTTCAACGACGCGGACTCCGTGATCGTCGCCCCGGTTTATGCGGCGGGCGAGCAGCCGATCCCCGGCGCCGACCGGGACAGCCTCGTGTCCGGCCTCAAGGCGCGCGGCCACCGCAACGTGATGGCGCTCGACAGGTCGGAGGACCTCGCGGGCCTCATCAAGGGCATCGCGAAGCCGGGCGACTATGTGCTCTGCCTCGGGGCCGGCAACATCACCCAATGGGCCTATGCCCTGCCGGGCGAGCTCGAGGCGCTGGGCGAGAAGGCGGCCTGA